In the genome of Altererythrobacter sp. TH136, one region contains:
- the tsf gene encoding translation elongation factor Ts gives MAAFTAADVKNLREKTGAGMMDAKKALEQTNGDIEAAVDALRAKGLATAAKKSSRTAAEGLVGVAVEGTKGVAVEVNSETDFVAKNDKFQDFVRKVTEVALTDGANDVETLKSAAYPDGGTVADKLTDNVATIGENQQVRRIKHVSVNQGVVVPYIHNAAAPNLGKIGVLVALESTADKGALESLGKQLAMHIAAAFPQALDADGLDAEVIERERKVAADKAAESGKPADVQAKMVEGAVKKFAKENALLSQLFVMDNKTAISDVVAAAGKQAGAEIVLKDYVRFQLGEGIEKEETDFAAEVAAAVKG, from the coding sequence ATGGCTGCTTTCACCGCCGCCGACGTGAAGAACCTGCGCGAGAAGACTGGCGCGGGCATGATGGACGCCAAGAAGGCGCTCGAGCAGACGAACGGCGACATCGAAGCCGCGGTCGACGCGCTGCGCGCCAAGGGGCTTGCCACCGCCGCCAAGAAATCGAGCCGCACCGCGGCCGAAGGCCTGGTCGGCGTGGCCGTCGAGGGCACCAAGGGCGTGGCCGTCGAGGTCAACTCCGAGACCGATTTCGTCGCCAAGAACGACAAGTTCCAGGACTTCGTCCGCAAGGTCACCGAAGTGGCGCTGACGGACGGCGCCAATGACGTCGAAACGCTGAAGAGCGCCGCCTATCCCGACGGCGGCACGGTAGCCGACAAGCTGACCGACAATGTCGCGACCATCGGCGAGAACCAGCAGGTCCGCCGGATCAAGCATGTGTCGGTGAACCAGGGCGTGGTGGTACCGTACATTCACAACGCCGCCGCGCCGAACCTCGGGAAGATCGGCGTGCTGGTCGCGCTGGAATCGACCGCCGACAAGGGCGCGCTCGAAAGCCTCGGCAAGCAGCTGGCGATGCACATCGCCGCCGCGTTCCCGCAGGCGCTCGACGCTGACGGCCTCGACGCGGAAGTGATCGAGCGCGAACGCAAGGTCGCCGCCGACAAGGCTGCCGAGAGCGGCAAGCCGGCTGACGTGCAGGCCAAGATGGTCGAAGGCGCGGTCAAGAAGTTCGCCAAGGAGAACGCGCTGCTCAGCCAGCTGTTCGTGATGGACAACAAGACCGCCATCAGCGACGTCGTCGCCGCCGCCGGCAAGCAGGCGGGCGCGGAGATCGTGCTCAAGGATTACGTCCGCTTCCAGCTCGGCGAAGGCATCGAGAAGGAAGAGACCGACTTCGCCGCCGAAGTCGCGGCCGCGGTCAAGGGCTGA
- the rpsB gene encoding 30S ribosomal protein S2 → MAAPTVSMQQLIEAGAHFGHQTHRWNPRMKPYIFGARNGVHIIDLSQTVPLMARALDFIQDTVRSGGKVLFVGTKRQAQEPIAEAARRSGQHFVNHRWLGGMLTNWKTISGSIKRLKSLDEQLSGEISGLTKKEILQLTRERDKLEMSLGGIRDMGGIPAVMFVIDAGKEDLAIKEAGVLGIPVVAVLDTNVDPSGIAFPIPGNDDAARAVRLYCDAVAEAASSGKGRATIDSGQDIGAMAEPPAEADVAEASGAQAPAEAAAQG, encoded by the coding sequence ATGGCGGCTCCGACCGTCTCCATGCAGCAATTGATCGAGGCCGGCGCGCACTTCGGCCACCAGACTCACCGCTGGAACCCGCGGATGAAGCCGTACATCTTCGGCGCCCGCAACGGTGTCCACATCATCGACCTGTCGCAGACCGTGCCGCTGATGGCGCGCGCGCTCGACTTCATCCAAGACACCGTGCGTTCGGGCGGCAAGGTGCTGTTCGTCGGCACCAAGCGCCAGGCGCAGGAGCCGATTGCAGAGGCCGCCCGCCGTTCGGGCCAGCACTTCGTCAACCACCGCTGGCTGGGCGGGATGCTGACCAACTGGAAGACCATTTCCGGTTCGATCAAGCGCCTCAAGAGCCTGGACGAGCAGCTGTCGGGCGAAATCTCGGGCCTGACCAAGAAGGAAATCCTCCAGCTCACGCGTGAGCGCGACAAGCTCGAGATGAGCCTGGGCGGCATCCGCGACATGGGCGGCATTCCGGCGGTCATGTTCGTGATCGACGCGGGCAAGGAAGACCTCGCGATCAAGGAAGCCGGCGTGCTCGGCATTCCGGTCGTCGCCGTGCTCGACACCAACGTCGATCCGAGCGGCATCGCGTTCCCGATCCCCGGTAACGACGACGCCGCGCGCGCCGTGCGCCTGTACTGCGACGCGGTGGCCGAAGCCGCCTCGAGCGGGAAGGGCCGCGCGACCATCGATTCGGGCCAGGACATCGGCGCGATGGCCGAACCGCCGGCGGAAGCTGACGTGGCCGAAGCGAGCGGCGCCCAGGCCCCTGCCGAGGCTGCCGCACAGGGCTGA
- a CDS encoding phosphatidylcholine/phosphatidylserine synthase: protein MTDFDRPRVGPKAAEDEVPLATRRRPSGLAMRAVVPNAITAAAMCSGLTGIRFAMGGLWAEAVIAVILAGVLDGMDGRIARLLQAQSRFGAELDSLADSLSFGTAPALILFLWSLGDPASPLARLGWFAALAFAICGALRLARFNAQIDVKEQPHKSAGFLTGVPAPVGAGLAFLPVYLWLATGEDIFRDPRLVAPWIALIAFLMISNVATLSWTLMRPRRDVRLGVILVVGLVFAALLLEPWWTLVAICAAYLALIPYAWIRYARIKRQRAAALPSTPPGALPEHP, encoded by the coding sequence ATGACAGATTTCGACCGGCCACGCGTCGGCCCCAAGGCGGCCGAGGACGAGGTTCCGCTCGCCACCCGCCGCCGCCCCAGCGGGCTGGCGATGCGCGCGGTCGTGCCCAATGCCATCACCGCCGCGGCGATGTGTTCCGGGCTGACCGGCATCCGGTTCGCGATGGGCGGCCTGTGGGCGGAAGCGGTCATCGCCGTCATCCTCGCCGGGGTGCTGGACGGGATGGACGGGCGCATCGCACGGCTGTTGCAGGCGCAGTCACGCTTCGGGGCGGAACTTGATAGCCTGGCCGATTCGCTCAGCTTCGGCACCGCTCCGGCGCTGATCCTGTTCCTGTGGTCGCTGGGCGATCCGGCCAGCCCGCTCGCGCGGCTCGGCTGGTTCGCGGCGCTGGCGTTCGCGATCTGCGGCGCATTGCGGCTTGCCCGGTTCAACGCGCAGATCGACGTGAAGGAACAACCGCACAAATCCGCCGGCTTCCTGACCGGGGTGCCCGCCCCGGTGGGCGCGGGGCTGGCCTTCCTGCCGGTTTACCTGTGGCTGGCGACCGGCGAGGACATCTTCCGCGATCCGCGGCTGGTGGCGCCGTGGATCGCGCTGATCGCGTTCCTGATGATCTCGAACGTGGCGACGCTCAGCTGGACGCTGATGCGACCCCGGCGTGACGTGCGGCTGGGAGTGATCCTGGTGGTTGGACTGGTGTTCGCGGCATTGCTGCTGGAACCGTGGTGGACGCTGGTGGCGATCTGCGCCGCGTATCTGGCGCTGATCCCGTATGCCTGGATACGCTATGCGCGGATCAAGCGGCAGCGCGCAGCGGCTTTGCCGTCCACACCACCCGGCGCGCTCCCCGAGCACCCCTGA
- a CDS encoding phosphatidylserine decarboxylase, which translates to MAGEILDNKGRGDAHWQWPSVHPEGRKFALIGATAAFVCALLAWETIAWPLAFLTLGVLAFFRDPERVVPQDDRLIVSPADGMVSLIAQVAPPAELQVDDGSGARGLPAGPVTRISIFMSVFDVHINRAPIGGTVRRVVYIPGRFVNADLDKASEENERQHILIERPDGTAIGFTQIAGLLARRIVPFVKPGDMVAAGQRVGLIRFGSRVDIYLPAGTDAKVVLGQTVVAGETPLAEIGTQKLLEGINQ; encoded by the coding sequence ATGGCCGGAGAAATTCTCGACAACAAAGGCCGCGGCGACGCGCACTGGCAGTGGCCCTCGGTCCATCCTGAAGGTAGAAAATTCGCGCTGATCGGCGCGACGGCGGCGTTCGTGTGCGCGCTGCTGGCGTGGGAGACGATCGCCTGGCCGCTCGCCTTCCTGACCTTGGGCGTGCTGGCGTTCTTCCGCGATCCGGAGCGCGTGGTCCCGCAGGACGATCGGCTGATCGTCTCGCCGGCGGATGGCATGGTCTCCCTGATCGCGCAGGTGGCACCTCCGGCCGAACTGCAGGTCGATGATGGCAGCGGCGCGCGCGGGCTGCCTGCCGGACCCGTCACCCGCATCTCGATTTTCATGAGCGTGTTCGACGTGCACATCAATCGCGCGCCGATTGGCGGCACGGTGCGGCGGGTGGTCTATATCCCGGGCAGGTTCGTCAACGCCGACCTCGACAAGGCGAGCGAGGAGAACGAGCGTCAGCATATCCTGATCGAACGGCCGGACGGCACCGCGATTGGCTTCACCCAGATCGCCGGCCTGCTGGCGCGGCGGATCGTCCCGTTCGTCAAGCCGGGCGACATGGTCGCGGCGGGCCAGCGGGTCGGGCTGATCCGCTTCGGCAGCCGGGTGGATATCTATCTTCCGGCCGGCACTGATGCGAAAGTCGTGTTGGGGCAGACGGTGGTCGCCGGCGAAACCCCGCTTGCCGAAATCGGTACGCAGAAGCTGCTGGAAGGCATCAACCAATGA
- a CDS encoding beta-ketoacyl-ACP synthase III produces the protein MDATHRPVISATGLYTPPETITNAELVDSFNEYVRRHNAEHADAIAVGDRPALEPSSVEFIEKASGIKSRHVVDKASVLDPGTMCPRIPERANDELSIMAEVGVTAARQALERAGRAPGQVDAVLCAASNMQRAYPAMAIEIQHVLGIDGFGFDMNVACSSATFGIQTAADYIRAGNARSVLVVSPEITSGHLNWRDRDSHFIFGDVATAVLVEDAAMAPADHWDILGTKLKTVFSNNIRNNFGFLNRAAPEGAGQPDKLFVQEGRKVFKEVVPMVAAMIVEEADRLGIDPRSLRRLWLHQANAGMNRLIAQKVLGHEASEDESPTVLDTYANTSSAGSIIAFHQHSGDLVAGDTGIICSFGAGYSAGTVFVRKAG, from the coding sequence ATGGACGCAACGCACCGCCCGGTGATCTCGGCGACGGGACTTTACACTCCGCCGGAAACAATCACCAACGCCGAACTGGTCGACAGCTTCAACGAGTATGTCCGGCGCCATAACGCCGAGCACGCTGACGCGATCGCGGTGGGGGACCGTCCGGCGCTGGAGCCAAGCTCTGTCGAGTTTATCGAGAAGGCGAGCGGGATCAAGTCGCGCCACGTGGTCGATAAGGCGAGCGTGCTCGATCCCGGAACGATGTGCCCGCGCATTCCGGAACGCGCGAACGACGAACTGTCGATCATGGCGGAGGTTGGCGTCACCGCCGCGCGCCAGGCGCTGGAGCGGGCGGGGCGCGCGCCCGGCCAGGTGGACGCGGTGCTTTGCGCGGCGTCCAACATGCAGCGCGCCTATCCGGCGATGGCGATCGAGATCCAGCATGTGCTGGGCATCGACGGCTTCGGGTTCGACATGAATGTCGCATGCTCGTCGGCCACCTTCGGCATCCAGACCGCCGCCGATTACATCCGCGCGGGCAACGCGCGCAGCGTGCTGGTGGTCAGCCCCGAAATCACCAGCGGACACCTTAACTGGCGCGACCGCGACAGCCACTTCATCTTCGGCGATGTCGCCACCGCGGTGCTGGTGGAGGATGCTGCCATGGCCCCGGCGGACCACTGGGACATCCTCGGCACCAAGCTGAAGACGGTGTTCTCCAACAACATCCGCAACAACTTCGGCTTCCTCAATCGCGCCGCGCCAGAGGGCGCCGGCCAGCCCGACAAGCTGTTCGTCCAGGAAGGGCGCAAGGTGTTCAAGGAGGTGGTGCCGATGGTCGCCGCGATGATCGTCGAAGAAGCGGACCGGTTGGGCATCGATCCGCGCTCGCTGCGGCGGTTGTGGCTCCACCAGGCGAACGCCGGAATGAATCGCCTGATTGCGCAGAAAGTGCTGGGGCATGAGGCGAGCGAGGACGAAAGTCCGACGGTGCTGGATACATACGCCAACACCTCCAGCGCCGGCTCGATCATCGCGTTCCACCAGCACTCCGGCGACCTGGTGGCGGGCGACACCGGGATCATCTGCAGCTTCGGCGCCGGGTATTCGGCGGGGACCGTGTTCGTCCGCAAGGCGGGGTAG
- the rlmB gene encoding 23S rRNA (guanosine(2251)-2'-O)-methyltransferase RlmB, producing MAKGEKKRAMRGRAGRMQGGRGSGRAGTGQVRLWGRHAVEAALKNPERQHRKLWTTREGIESLDGELPADFPVEYADAHDLSRLVARDAPHQGLVLECVPLEDVFLDDVIASDEDLDEGRGGGPVLVLDQVTDPHNVGAIMRSAAAFGAAAIVTQDRHAPPESGTVAKSASGALEIVPWVRVVNLARALEELAEAGYWRIGLAGEADTTLAEALPAGRVALVLGAEGEGMRHNIAGHCDALARLPISEAMESLNVSNAAAIALYAVATRTP from the coding sequence ATGGCCAAGGGCGAGAAAAAAAGAGCGATGCGCGGACGCGCCGGGCGCATGCAAGGCGGCCGGGGCAGCGGACGCGCCGGCACCGGCCAGGTCCGGCTGTGGGGCCGGCACGCGGTGGAAGCCGCGCTCAAGAACCCGGAACGCCAGCATCGCAAGTTGTGGACGACGCGCGAAGGCATTGAATCGCTCGATGGCGAACTGCCGGCGGATTTCCCGGTCGAATACGCCGATGCGCACGATCTGAGCCGGCTGGTGGCGCGCGATGCGCCGCACCAGGGGCTGGTGCTCGAATGCGTCCCACTGGAAGACGTGTTTCTCGACGATGTGATCGCCAGCGATGAAGACCTTGATGAGGGGCGAGGCGGCGGTCCGGTGCTGGTGCTCGACCAGGTGACCGATCCGCACAACGTGGGCGCGATCATGCGGTCGGCGGCCGCGTTCGGGGCGGCAGCCATCGTCACGCAGGATCGCCATGCTCCCCCCGAATCGGGAACGGTGGCCAAATCGGCCAGCGGCGCGCTCGAAATCGTGCCGTGGGTGCGGGTGGTGAACCTGGCCCGCGCGCTGGAGGAGCTGGCCGAGGCGGGATACTGGCGCATCGGCCTCGCGGGCGAAGCGGACACGACGCTCGCCGAGGCGCTGCCCGCCGGACGGGTCGCGCTGGTGCTCGGCGCGGAAGGCGAAGGCATGCGGCACAACATCGCCGGCCATTGCGATGCGCTGGCGCGGCTGCCGATCAGCGAGGCGATGGAAAGCCTCAACGTATCGAACGCGGCGGCGATCGCGCTGTATGCGGTGGCGACACGAACGCCGTAA
- a CDS encoding HU family DNA-binding protein codes for MNKNDLIGAVAENAGLSRTDAASAVEGVFDAITGALKKGDEVRLVGFGTFTVSRRKASTGRNPRTGEPMKIKASNQPKFKAGKLLKDSVN; via the coding sequence ATGAACAAGAACGATCTCATCGGCGCGGTCGCCGAGAATGCGGGGCTGTCGCGCACTGACGCCGCCAGCGCGGTGGAAGGCGTGTTCGACGCCATCACCGGCGCTCTCAAGAAGGGGGACGAGGTCCGCCTGGTCGGCTTCGGCACGTTCACCGTGTCCCGCCGCAAGGCATCGACCGGACGCAACCCCCGGACCGGCGAACCGATGAAGATCAAGGCATCCAACCAGCCCAAGTTCAAGGCGGGCAAGCTGCTGAAGGATTCGGTCAACTGA
- the lon gene encoding endopeptidase La, translating into MNQLFPLLPLRDIVVFPGQVVSIFVGREKSVAALEAAMEGDKDIFLVAQLDPGCDDPSDDDLFDTGVIAQVLQLLKMPDGTVRLLVEGGTRANLIAMRQEGGFVVAEVESTSPETAAGSEVVAMMRQVVEQFGEYAKLNKKLGEGAGNDLTEIDDAGELADTISAALAGKVADKQALLAERDPLKRLEMVMSIMEGELSVLKVERKIRGRVKRQMEKTQREYYLNEQLKAIQSELGGDGEDGDEIAELTDKIAKLKLSKEARAKAESELKKLKTMQPMSAEATVIRNYLDVLLGLPWGKKSKVKKDIAQAQAVLDEDHYALEKVKDRIVEYLAVQARTNKLKGPILCLVGPPGVGKTSLGKSIAKATGREFVRQSLGGVRDEAEIRGHRRTYIGSLPGKIVSNLKKAGTSNPLFLLDEIDKLGQDFRGDPASALLEVLDPEQNAKFQDHYLELDLDLSDIMFVTTANSLNLPQPLLDRMEIIRLEGYTEDEKVEIAERHLIAKQIEAHGLKDGEFVLTTDGLRDLIRYYTREAGVRTLEREIARLARKSLRKILEKQVTSVTVTPENLGEFAGVRKFKHGVSEEEAQVGAVTGLAWTEVGGELLTIESVTTPGKGEIKTTGKLGDVMTESIAAAFSFVKARAPAYGIRPSVFQRKNIHIHLPEGAVPKDGPSAGVGMVTSIVSTLSGVAVRPDVAMTGEVTLRGRVLAIGGLKEKLLAALRGGIKTVLIPEDNVKDLAEIPQNIKDGLEIVPVGHVDQVLERALVSPLDAIEWSEADDLASQPLRHEPGEGATAH; encoded by the coding sequence ATGAACCAGCTTTTCCCCCTCCTCCCCTTGCGCGACATCGTGGTCTTTCCGGGCCAGGTCGTGTCGATCTTCGTCGGCCGCGAGAAGTCGGTCGCCGCGCTGGAAGCAGCGATGGAAGGCGACAAGGACATCTTCCTCGTCGCGCAGCTCGATCCGGGATGCGACGATCCGTCGGACGACGATCTGTTCGATACCGGGGTGATCGCGCAGGTCCTGCAACTGCTCAAGATGCCTGACGGCACGGTTCGCCTGCTGGTCGAGGGTGGCACCCGCGCCAATCTGATCGCCATGCGGCAGGAGGGCGGCTTCGTCGTCGCCGAGGTGGAGAGCACGTCGCCAGAAACCGCGGCGGGCAGCGAAGTCGTGGCGATGATGCGCCAGGTGGTCGAGCAGTTCGGCGAGTATGCCAAGCTCAACAAGAAGCTGGGCGAGGGCGCGGGTAACGATCTGACCGAAATCGACGACGCCGGGGAGTTGGCCGACACGATCTCCGCCGCGCTGGCGGGCAAGGTCGCCGACAAGCAGGCGCTGCTGGCCGAGCGCGATCCGCTCAAGCGGCTGGAAATGGTCATGTCGATCATGGAAGGCGAGCTGTCGGTGCTCAAGGTCGAGCGCAAGATCCGCGGCCGCGTGAAGCGCCAGATGGAAAAGACCCAGCGCGAATATTACCTCAACGAACAGTTGAAGGCGATCCAGAGCGAACTGGGCGGCGACGGCGAGGACGGTGACGAGATCGCCGAGCTGACCGACAAGATCGCCAAGCTGAAGCTGAGCAAGGAAGCGCGCGCCAAGGCCGAAAGCGAGCTCAAGAAGCTCAAGACCATGCAGCCGATGAGCGCCGAAGCAACGGTCATCCGCAATTACCTCGACGTGCTGCTGGGGCTGCCGTGGGGCAAGAAATCGAAGGTCAAGAAAGACATCGCGCAGGCGCAGGCCGTGCTCGATGAGGACCACTATGCGCTGGAAAAGGTCAAGGACCGGATCGTCGAATACCTGGCCGTCCAGGCGCGCACCAACAAGCTGAAGGGGCCGATCCTGTGCCTCGTCGGTCCTCCGGGCGTCGGCAAGACCAGCCTCGGCAAGTCGATCGCCAAGGCCACGGGCCGCGAATTCGTGCGCCAGTCGCTGGGCGGAGTGCGCGACGAGGCGGAGATCCGGGGCCACCGGCGCACCTACATCGGATCGTTGCCGGGCAAGATCGTGTCCAACCTGAAGAAGGCCGGGACCAGCAACCCGCTGTTCCTGCTCGACGAGATCGACAAGCTGGGCCAGGATTTCCGCGGCGATCCGGCGTCGGCTCTACTGGAAGTGCTCGACCCTGAACAGAACGCCAAGTTCCAGGACCACTACCTGGAGCTGGACCTCGACCTGTCGGACATCATGTTCGTGACCACAGCGAACAGCCTGAACCTGCCGCAGCCGCTGCTCGACCGGATGGAGATCATCCGGCTGGAAGGCTATACCGAGGACGAAAAGGTCGAGATCGCCGAACGCCACCTGATCGCCAAGCAGATTGAAGCGCATGGCCTGAAGGACGGCGAGTTCGTCCTCACCACCGATGGCCTGCGCGACCTGATCCGTTACTACACGCGCGAAGCGGGCGTCCGCACGCTGGAGCGCGAGATCGCACGGCTCGCGCGCAAGAGCCTGCGCAAGATCCTCGAAAAGCAGGTGACCAGCGTCACCGTCACGCCCGAAAACCTTGGCGAGTTCGCCGGGGTGCGCAAGTTCAAGCACGGCGTCTCCGAGGAAGAGGCGCAGGTCGGCGCGGTCACCGGGCTGGCGTGGACCGAGGTGGGCGGTGAGCTGCTGACCATCGAAAGCGTCACCACGCCAGGCAAGGGCGAGATCAAGACCACCGGCAAGCTGGGTGACGTGATGACCGAGAGCATCGCCGCGGCGTTCAGCTTCGTGAAGGCGCGCGCGCCGGCCTATGGCATCCGGCCGAGCGTGTTCCAGCGCAAGAACATCCACATCCACCTGCCCGAAGGCGCGGTGCCCAAGGACGGGCCCAGCGCGGGTGTCGGCATGGTCACCTCGATCGTTTCAACGCTGTCGGGCGTCGCCGTGCGACCCGACGTGGCGATGACCGGTGAGGTCACCTTGCGCGGACGGGTGCTGGCGATCGGCGGGCTGAAGGAAAAGCTGCTCGCGGCCCTGCGCGGCGGAATTAAGACGGTCCTCATCCCGGAAGACAACGTCAAGGATCTCGCCGAGATACCGCAGAACATCAAGGATGGGCTGGAGATTGTGCCGGTCGGCCATGTGGACCAGGTACTGGAACGGGCGCTGGTGAGCCCGCTCGATGCGATCGAGTGGAGCGAGGCCGACGACCTTGCCAGCCAGCCGCTGCGGCATGAGCCGGGCGAAGGCGCCACCGCGCACTAG
- a CDS encoding YbaB/EbfC family nucleoid-associated protein, whose product MKSMEEMLAAAQKAAETIQQQMGDAQAKLDALEVEGVSGGGLVKIRCTAKGRILGVSIDDSLIVPEEKTMLEDLVTAAFNDARGKADRVANDEMQKIQSGMGLPPGLEIPGFS is encoded by the coding sequence ATGAAATCGATGGAAGAGATGCTGGCCGCCGCGCAGAAAGCGGCGGAAACGATCCAGCAACAGATGGGCGACGCCCAGGCCAAGCTCGACGCGCTTGAGGTCGAAGGCGTATCGGGCGGCGGCCTGGTCAAGATCCGCTGTACCGCCAAGGGCCGCATCCTCGGCGTGTCGATCGACGACAGCCTGATCGTGCCGGAAGAAAAGACGATGCTGGAAGACCTCGTCACCGCCGCGTTCAACGATGCGCGCGGCAAGGCGGACCGGGTGGCCAACGACGAGATGCAGAAGATCCAGTCGGGCATGGGCCTGCCCCCGGGACTGGAAATCCCCGGCTTCAGCTGA
- a CDS encoding DNA polymerase III subunit gamma/tau has translation MSESGDMFGETPPEDDADRAPSAAELEAAGQSAMFADPAPAPTPAPAPAAAPAPSPAAQPYRVLARKYRPQTFSELIGQEPMVRTLANAIKRDRLAHAFLMTGVRGVGKTSTARLIAKALNCIGPDGTGGPTIDPCGECEPCRAIAEGRHIDVIEMDAASNTGVDDVREIIEAVRYAAVSARYKIYIVDEVHMLSRNAFNALLKTLEEPPAHVKFLFATTEVEKLPVTVLSRTQRFDLRRISAELLQQHFASICRQEGVEAEDEALHLIAGAAEGSVRDGLSILDQAIAHADLDTEGPTNAPMVTAERVRDMLGLADKSAQRRLFTHLLEGDAKGLLTALADQYALGVEPMALMRSLMELTNRITVCQVGGSGADAPTIEERAVIDEWAERLSPGQLHRLWQLLLKGYDEVRTAPDPLVAAQMALLRALHASDLPDPGTLAKSLEEMAARAAALPSASAGADAAPVAPAALDWTQLVDDIENKIGRLQLASQLKMQVRPVEVVAGQLTYALAPGFSDDLAPDLRQALLELTGERWQVERVAEGGAPTLYEREQMDRDAAAQKLRAHPLVEAAFAAFPDAELVPEEGAAGSPPWRSRA, from the coding sequence ATGAGCGAATCCGGGGACATGTTCGGCGAGACCCCGCCCGAAGACGATGCCGACCGCGCCCCCAGTGCGGCGGAGCTGGAAGCGGCGGGTCAGAGCGCGATGTTCGCCGATCCCGCGCCGGCCCCGACGCCCGCACCCGCACCCGCAGCTGCGCCGGCACCCTCTCCGGCAGCGCAGCCGTATCGCGTCCTCGCCCGGAAGTACCGGCCACAGACCTTCAGCGAGCTCATCGGGCAGGAACCGATGGTCCGCACGCTGGCCAATGCGATCAAGCGCGACCGGCTGGCGCACGCGTTCCTGATGACCGGCGTGCGCGGCGTGGGCAAGACTTCGACCGCGCGGCTCATCGCCAAGGCGCTCAACTGCATCGGCCCCGATGGCACCGGCGGCCCGACGATCGACCCGTGCGGAGAGTGCGAGCCATGCCGCGCGATCGCCGAAGGGCGCCACATCGACGTGATCGAGATGGACGCGGCCAGCAACACCGGCGTCGACGACGTGCGCGAGATCATCGAGGCGGTCCGCTACGCGGCAGTCAGCGCCCGCTACAAGATCTACATCGTCGACGAAGTCCACATGCTGTCGCGCAATGCGTTCAACGCCTTGCTCAAGACTCTTGAGGAACCCCCCGCGCATGTGAAGTTCCTGTTCGCGACCACCGAGGTCGAGAAGCTGCCGGTCACCGTGCTTAGCCGGACCCAGCGGTTCGACCTGCGGCGCATCTCCGCCGAGCTGCTTCAGCAGCATTTCGCCAGCATCTGCCGCCAGGAGGGCGTCGAGGCGGAGGACGAAGCGCTGCACCTGATCGCCGGCGCAGCAGAAGGATCGGTGCGCGACGGCTTGTCGATCCTCGACCAGGCGATCGCCCACGCCGACCTCGACACCGAGGGGCCGACCAACGCACCGATGGTGACCGCAGAGCGGGTGCGCGACATGCTCGGGCTGGCGGACAAGAGCGCGCAGCGGCGGTTGTTCACTCACCTGCTCGAAGGCGATGCCAAGGGCCTGCTGACCGCGCTCGCTGACCAGTACGCGCTGGGCGTCGAGCCGATGGCGCTGATGCGCAGCCTGATGGAACTGACCAACCGCATTACCGTGTGCCAGGTCGGCGGCAGCGGCGCCGATGCGCCCACCATCGAAGAACGCGCCGTGATCGACGAGTGGGCGGAGCGGCTCTCTCCCGGCCAGCTTCACCGGCTGTGGCAGCTTCTGCTCAAAGGCTACGACGAGGTGCGCACCGCGCCCGATCCGCTGGTCGCGGCTCAGATGGCGCTGCTCCGCGCCCTCCATGCGAGTGATCTGCCCGACCCGGGCACGCTGGCGAAATCGCTGGAGGAGATGGCGGCGCGCGCCGCCGCGTTGCCCTCTGCAAGTGCTGGCGCCGATGCCGCGCCCGTGGCACCCGCCGCGCTCGACTGGACGCAGTTGGTCGATGACATCGAGAACAAGATCGGCCGCCTGCAGCTCGCCTCGCAGCTCAAGATGCAGGTGCGCCCGGTCGAGGTGGTCGCGGGCCAGCTGACGTATGCGCTGGCGCCCGGCTTCAGTGACGATCTGGCTCCCGATCTCAGGCAGGCGCTGCTCGAGCTGACGGGCGAGCGCTGGCAGGTCGAGCGCGTGGCCGAGGGCGGCGCGCCCACGCTTTACGAACGCGAGCAGATGGACCGCGATGCCGCCGCGCAGAAGCTGCGCGCGCATCCGCTGGTTGAAGCCGCCTTCGCCGCATTCCCCGACGCCGAACTGGTGCCTGAAGAAGGCGCCGCCGGCTCACCCCCATGGAGAAGTCGCGCATGA
- a CDS encoding ETC complex I subunit, with amino-acid sequence MAARIYQRPKSTMQSGKARTAEWVLEFESTEAHRPDPLMGWAGGSDTQSQVVLTFASVAEATAYADKYGIPARVQPTPPKRLKLQAYADNFR; translated from the coding sequence ATGGCAGCACGTATTTACCAACGTCCCAAAAGCACGATGCAGTCCGGCAAGGCACGGACTGCAGAATGGGTGCTCGAATTTGAAAGCACCGAAGCCCACCGGCCCGACCCGCTGATGGGCTGGGCCGGTGGGTCCGATACCCAGAGCCAGGTGGTGCTGACCTTCGCCAGCGTAGCGGAAGCGACCGCCTATGCCGACAAATACGGCATCCCCGCGCGGGTCCAGCCGACCCCGCCCAAGCGGCTGAAGCTGCAGGCCTACGCCGACAACTTTCGTTAG